In Nocardioides sp. WS12, the DNA window GTGCCCGCCCTGGTGACCAAGGGTTCCAAGGTCGATGCCGTGATCTTCAGCGGTGGCCCGGATGACACCTACGACAAGAACGACGGCAAGCCCGTCACCTGGAAGTGACCTCCGGCTGCCTCGGCAGCCAGTCTGCACCACCACCGCCCCGGTCGGCCCACGCGAGGTCGGCCGGGGCGGTGTGCCATGTCCGTCCTCAGTGGCATGCTCGATCCATGGCCGAAACCCCTGTGCCGCTCCAGCCCCTGGACGAGGACTGGCAGCGCGCGTTGTGCATCGTCGCCCACCCCGATGACATGGAGTTCGGGGCCGCCGCCGCTGTCGCGCGCTGGACCGGACAGGGCAAGACCGTCGTCTACTGCATGGTCACCAGCGGCGAAGCCGGCATCGACGGACTCGATCCCGACGCCTGCCGAACGGTGCGTGAGGCCGAGCAGGTGACCTCTGCGGAGATCGTGGGCGTCGATGTCGTCGACTTCCTGCGCCAGCCCGACGGAGTGCTCGAGTACGGAACGGCCCTGCGTCGTGATCTCGCGGCCGTCGTACGACGGCACCGGCCGGACATCGTGATCACCGGCAACTTCCACCCCACGTGGGGAGGACGGAACCTGAACCAGGCCGACCACATCGCCGTCGGGCGAGCGGTCCTGGACGCGGCGCGGGACGCCGGTAACCGGTGGATCTTCGCCGAGCAGGTGGCCAATGGCCTCGAGCCGTGGGGCGGCGTCCGTGAGGTGTGGGCGTTCGGTTCGCCGGAGTCGACCCACGCCGTCGACACGACCGCCACCTTCGACGCCGGTGTCGAGTCCCTCCAGGCCCACGCGGCGTACATCGACGGGCTCGGGTGGGAGAACTGGGACCCGCGCGAGTTCCTCGAGGGCATGGCGCGGGCCACGGGCTCGCGACTCGGCGTGCCCTTCGCTGCGCCCTTCGAGGTGTTCCCGCTGGGCTGGGGCGAGTGAGCGGTCCAACTCCTCTAGGGTGATGCCGCACCTTGGGGCGGTAGCTCAGTCGGTCAGAGCAGAGGACTCATAATCCTTGGGTCGTGGGTTCGAGCCCCACCCGCCCCACCGCAGGTTTGTGTTGCATCGGTTGAAGGTTGACAGTTCGCCTTCGGCTGAGGCCTTACACATGTTCGGCTGATGCTTGACGGCTGCTCCGGTTGAGGCTTGACACTCCCGGAATGCGGGAGATGAGTGTGGCTGAACAGCGTTATCAGGCCGTGCTGGCAGTGATCAGCGACGGCGAAACGGTCAAGGACGTCGCGGCCCGGTTCGGGGTCTCGCGGCAGACACTGCATGCCTGGCTGGGCAAGTACGAAGCCGGCGGGCTGGAGAACCTCGGCGATGCCTCGCACCGACCCAGGTCATGCCCACATCAGATGCCAGGAGTCGTCGAGGTCGCCATCGCCGAACTACGGCGCTTGCATCCAACCTGGGGACCCAAACGGCTGGTCTACGAACTCGACAAGAGGGACGTGGAACCGCTGCCCTCTGCCTCAGCGGTCTACCGGGCACTGGTCCGGATGTCGCTGATCGACCCGGCCGCCCGACGTCCGCGGGACCGGAAGTGGAAACGGTGGGAACGCGGCAAGCCGATGGAGCTGTGGCAGATGGACGTGGTCGGCGGCTTCGCGCTGGCCGATGGCCGCCGGGCAAAGGCACTGACCGGGGTCGATGACCACTCCCGGTTCTGTGTCAGCGCGTTCTTGATGCTGCGCGAGTCCTCCCAACGGGTGTGCGACGGCCTGGCCCTAGCCCTGCGCACCTACGGAGTTCCTGAGGAGATCCTCACCGACAACGGGAAGGTCTTCACCGGCCGGTTCAACCGGCCGCCGGTCGAGGTGCTCTTTGACCGGATCTGTCGCGAGAACGGGATCACCCACCGTCTGACCCAGCCACGCTCCCCCACGACCACAGGGAAGATCGAGAGGTTCCACCGCGCGTTGCGCACCGAGTTCCGTACCGACCGGACCTTTGCCAGCCTCGAGCAAGCCCAAGGCGAACTGGACGAGTGGGTCGCTGACTACAACGCCAACCGGCCACATCAGGCACTCGACATGGCCACCCCCTCGTCGCGGTTCTTCCGTGAGCAGGTCGCACCGGCCATCACGATCCGTCCGACCCGAACGACCAGGGAATCCGGTCATCCCGACACCGGACGCGGTGAGGGGACCTGGGTAGCGCGGCGCGCCAGCAAGCTCGGCGTGGTCTGCGTGAACTGGCAACAAGTCTGTCTCGGCGTCGCAGCCGCAGGTCGCAACATCGACGTCTGGGTCACCGACGACGTCTTGCAGTTCTACGACGGCGACCACCTCCTGCGCACCCAAGCCCGGACCAACACAGGGGAGGTGAGAGTCAAACGAGCCCAAGTCCCCGGCGGCCAACGCCGCCGTAAAGTTCAAGACTGAGTGTCAACGATCAACCGACATTGATCTGTCACCCATCAACCGAAGCTGTTCAGCCCCACCGCAGGTTCTCTGGAACCATGCACGCATGGACACCGTGCGGTCACTGGCGCTCTTCGCGGCCGCCGCGCTCGCCGAGATCGGCGGGGCGTGGCTCGTGTGGCAGGGCGTACGCGAGCACAAGGGCTGGGTCTGGATCGGTGCCGGCGTGATCGCGCTCGGCATCTACGGGTTCGTCGCCACGCTCCAGCCCGACGCCCACTTCGGCAGGATCCTGGCCGCGTACGGCGGGGTGTTCGTGGCCGGGTCGCTCACCTGGGGCATGGTCGTGGACGGCTTCCGTCCCGATCGGTACGACGTCGCGGGTGCGCTGATCTGCCTGGTCGGGGTCGCCGTGATCATGTACGCACCGCGCGGGGCGTAGCGTCCCGCGCGTCGTACGACGCCCGGGCGCTGTCCACCTCGCCCATGTGCTCCTCGGCCCAGTCCTTGAGGTGGCTGATCGTGACGAGCAGTGAATGGCCCAGCGGAGTGAGCTCGTAGTCGGTGCGCACCGGGACAGAGGGGGTGACGGTGCGGGTCAGCAGTCCGTCTCGCTCGAGGTTGCGGAGGGTCTGGGTCAGCATCTTCTGGCTGACGCCGGCAATCCGGTTCGAGAGCTCGGTGTAGCGCAACGGCCCCTCCAGGCCGAGTGCCACGATCGCGAGGCTGGCCCACTTGTCGCCGATCGTGTCGAGCAGCCTCCGGCTGGGACAGTTCGCGTTGAACGCGTCGTACGGGTGCTCGACCTGTTGGGTGGCCATGACGTACCTCCGGGTGCGGTGCCGACTTCAAAGTGCCTACTTCCCAATGGAGAGTAACTCTCCAACACTGGGTGGACAACCCACACCAGGAGGAATCATGAAGGCACTCATTGCCCAGCGCGGCTCCCACAAGCCCCAGTTCGCTGACGTCGCTGGGGCCGAACTCACCGACGGCCAGGTCCGCGTCGCGGTCGCGGCCGCGGGCTTCACCTACTTCGACGCATTCGTTTCCGCCCACGGGGCCGAGCTCGGCCTGCCGGACGAGGTGGGCCTGGGTTTCGACTTCAGCGGCACCGTGACCGAGGTCGGCGCCGAAGTCGACGGCATCGCCGTCGGTGACCGGGTCGCGGGACTCCATGACGACATCACAGCACCCGCTCGCGCGCACGCCGAGGAGGTCGTCGTGGCTGCCACGGCCGTGGCCGTCGTACCGGTAGGACTGGAGCTGGACGTCGCCGCAGCGGTGACGTTGAGCGCCCTGACCGCACGTCAGTCGCTCGACCTGCTCGGCCCGGACCGCGGCAGCCTGCTGGTGACGGGAGCAGCCGGCGCCATCGGCGGTTGGCTGATCGAGCTCGCGCAACGTGAGGGCTGGTCGGTCACGTCGCTGGTACGGCCCGGGACCGAGGGACAGGTGGCGTCCGGCAGCGTGATCACGTCCTTGTCGGGGACGTACGACGCCGTGCTCGATGCCGCTGCGCTGCACGCCCCCGCGCTCGCGGTGGTCCGCGACGGCGGACGGTACGTCGGGTTCAAGCCCGGACAACCGCAGCCGTCGGAGCGCGGCATCGCGATCAGCACGGTGCAGGTGGTCCCGGACGGCGACGCCCTGGCCGACCTGCTGCCGCTCGCGGCCGACGGCGCGGTCACCACGCGCATCGCTGGGCGCTCCTCACTGTCCGACGCGGGAGACGCCTACGACGCAGCCGGGGCAGGCACGGGGTCGCGAGGCCGCTGGCTCCTCATCCCCTGACGCGTGACCGCGGTGCCGTTCCCACGGGCGAGACCTCCAGCAGTGTGGTGAGCCACGCCGCCGGGGCGGAACCCCAGACCGCGCGTTGGTCGGCCGTCATGGTCGCCACGCACCGACGCCAGGACTCCACCCGGGCGAGCCGGGCCAACTGGAGCGCGGACGGCAGAGCCGCGCGCAGCGCGGTGATGGGCACGACGTCGCTCCACACTTCGAGCGCCGCGTCGGCGATCCGACAGAGTCGCGGGTCGTCCGGCGTCGCGTGGAGTTCGTCGCGGGCGGTGTCCAGGGGCACGAGCAGGTTGCCCAGGGGCTCACCCAGGACCGCGTCGCCGAAGTCGAAGAACCGCGTGGTGCCGTCGGTCAGCACCACGTTGGACGGGTGCAGGTCGTTGTGGACGAGCGTGAACGGCAGGTCGACCTCCTCGACCACGTCCGCCCACCGTTCGACCGAGGGCAGCAGGGCCTGGAGTCGCGCGGCCATGGCGGGTTCGAGTCGGCGCGGGTCACCGGCCTCCAGCGCAGCCAGTCGGCCCACCGCATTCGCGACGTACGTCGTCGCGTCCGCGGGAGCAAGCACGGCGAGACCCCAGCTGTCGGCCGTCGCGGTCGCACGGCGCTGCAGGACAGCCGCATCGGCGACCAGCCGACACCACTGATCCACGTCGGTCGGGCGCCCCTGCTCGCGCAGGGTGGGGCCGAGGTCACCGGTCAGCAACAGGTCCCGCTCGGGGTCAGCGGCGAGCACCGGGGCGACGTACTCGGGCGCCACCTGCGCGAGGCCCTGGACGATCCTTGCCTCGTGGGCCTGGCCCGGACAGTTCTGCTTCGCGTACGACGTCCTGCCGCCTGCCGTGACGCGCCAGACCGCCGACCAGGGCCGGTCAGCCAGGCGCTCGACCCGGTCAGGAACGCCGACCGCAGCACCGATGAACGCGCACAACTCGGCAAGGAACTCCTCGGTTCCCCACACGGCGCTCGTCCACGTGCTCACCAGCGCAGCGTGACCCACGCCGACGCCGGACGCCACCGGTTTGCGCTCTGTGGCTGTCGCGAGTCGCCGGTCACCTGCCGGGCAGCACGCCGCCAGGCGGCCCGCCGCCCGTGAAGTTGCCGCCCGGGCCGCCGCCTCCGAACTGGATGCGGTCGCCGCCCTGGTCCTCGGTGTCGGCCGACGGCAGATCGGCGCCGAGGTCCGCCAGCACGACCTCTGCGCCGGCATCGAGCCCCTCGACGATCTCGACCTCGGTGCTGCCGACGATTCCGGTCGTCACGCGGGTTCGCTGGGGCTGACCGGCCGTCATCACGGTCACCGTGCCGTCGACGACCGCGGACGCTGGCACGGTGACGACGTCGTTGGCACTCCCCACGACGACGGCCACCGAAGCGGGGATGCCGTCGGGCAGGGAGAGGTCGCGCTCGTCGAGAGTCACCTCGACGCCGTAGGTCGGGTCCTCCTCGGACGTCGAGCTGACCGGGATGTTCTCGACGCGGGTGATCGAACCCTTCAACGCCTCGCTCGCACCGGCAGGCGTGACGTCGACCTCGGTGCCGACCGTCAGTTGAGCCGCCTGGGTGGCGGTGACCGCGAGGGACACGGTGGTGAGGCCGGGTGCCACGAGGATCGCGACGGTGTCGCCGCTGGAGATCGCGTCACCGGACGCGACCGCGAGGGACACCACCTTGCCGGCCGCGGGCGCCCGGACCACGGCCGCACGCAGGCTGGCCCGAGCCGAAGCGAGCTCGGCCGCAGAGCGGTCGATCGAGGCCTGGTCCTGCGCCAGCGTCGCGGCCGTCACGGTGGGTCCGGCCTGCCCGTCCGACGAGCCGCTGTTGTCGCCCTCGGTCGCCGCGGCGCTCGCATCGGCACTTTCGTCGGCGCCTGCGTCGCGCTGGTCCGGCGTCGCCACCGCGCCGAGCGCCGTGGTCAGCGTCCCGCCGAGTGTCTCGAGCGCAGTCTGGAGCGCCAACAGTGCGGTCGCGGTCGCGGCTTGGGCCGACTGCACCGCAGCCAGCGCCGCCTGGCACTCGTCGCTGACGCCGCTCGACGTACCCGGGTCGTCCGCGGGCCCCTCACTGGAGCCCTCCGTCGCGGAGTCCGTCGGCTCGACAGGTGTCTCGGTCTCCGCGCACACCTGCTCCTGGGTCGCCAGCGCTTCGGCACCCGTGGCGAGCGCAACGCTCGCTGCCTTCTGGGCAGCGATCACGGCTTCCTGCTGCGCGCGCAACTGGGCGAGCAGGGCGGCATTGCCGGGCTCGGACGAACCGCGTTCATCCGCAGGTTGCGCCGACTTCCTGGCCGGCGTCGATGCCGAGGACGTGTCGGTCATCGACGCGGTCGCCGTCGACACCGCGCTGGTCTGCGCGTCGAGGTCGTCAGCGAGTTGTGCCTTCGCCTTCGCAAGATCCGACTTCGCCCGATCAACCGCTGCCCGGAGTGCGGACCGGTCCAGGACCGCGATCACATCACCCTTCTCGACCGCATCACCCTGGGCGACTGGCACCTTGGCGACCGTGCCGCTGGTACCGAAGGCCAGGTCGGACCGGCCGCTGGACTCGATCACGCCGGTCAGGCTCAGCACCTGGTCGACGTCGCCGACCCCGGCCGCGACGGTCCGGTACTGCGCCGCTTCGTCAGCCACGGCGCCGTACGCGGCCATTCCTGTGCCCGCCAGGGCGAGCGCTGCCAGGGGCAGCGCCACGCGGCGGGTCCGAATCAACGCCCACACTGGTCGTTCACCGCGTCACTGACCTGGATCGTCCTGGCCGTCACTGCGCCGGCGTCGTCAGCATCGCCGTCGACGCGAACGCAGCGGCCGACCGTCAGTGCAGTCGCGTCCGAGGCGACCTGCTTCGTGTACGTGGTGTCGGTCCCGACCGTCACCGACACCTCGCCGTCGTTCCCCTTGACGACGAACCCGGTGGCTGTCACCGAGGTGACCTCACCGTTGGCACCGAACCCGCCCATCCGGCCCCCGCCGGGCATTCCCGACGGACGATCGGTGGGCAGGTCGCTCGGGAGATCGGTGGGCATGCCGGAGGGACGTTCACCGCCGCCCGGACCGCCGCCGAACATGCCGCCGGCTTCGCACCCGTCGTCACCCGCGGCCACGATCGACACCATCGCTGCATCGATCTCGGTCGGCGCAGCGCTCTCGGTCGCCGACGCGTCCGCTGACGCGGCACTTCGTACGACGACACACACGCCGGTCGCGACGTCAGCCAGCGTTCCGGCCGCCTGGTCGGTGACCGTCGTTGCGTCGGTGACCGTGACGGCGACCTGGCCGGCCAACTGGCTGCGGACCTGCAGTGTGTCGCCACTGACGGCAGCGATCTCGCCGGACGTGCCCGGCATCCCACCGGGTCCACCCGCAGGCGCACCGGATGGTGCGTTGCCGGCGGCGTCGGTGGTCACGCCTGCCGCGGGATCGGCGGCCGCGTCGTCTCCCCCGCAACCGGCCAGCAACGCCGCGAGGGCGACTCCGGTCGCCAGCGCACCGATCGGTCGCAGCGGGAGGGCAAGGGAGTTCAGGGACATGGGCGTCGCTTTCTTCTGCGGAGTTCGGAGATCAATCACGGTGCTCACTCGCTACGGAGTGCGTCGATGGGGGTGAGCCGTGCGGCCCGGGTCGCCGGATAGACGCCGAAGCCGACGCCCAGGGCGAGGGCGGTGGCGAGGGCCGCGATGGTGGCGACCGCGGAGATCGCGACGGCCTGGTCGATGAAGTGCGGCAGCACCTGGGCTCCGACCACGCCGATCAGCACTCCGACCACACCACCGGTCAGTCCGAGCAGCGACGCCTCGACGAGGAACTGGCGCCGGATCACGCGGGGCGCGGCACCGAGCGCCTTGCGCAAGCCGATCTCGCGCACGCGTTCGGTGACGGAGACGAGCATGATGTTCATGACACCGATGCCGCCGACGAGCAGCGAGATGCCGGCCACGCCGCCGAGCAGCACGGTGAAGGTCCGGTTGGTCTCGTTCGCCGTCTCGACCAGCGACGCCTGGGTCGCGATCGAGAAGTCCGCCTCGGCCGTCGTCACGCCGTGCCGGTTCGCCAGCAGGGCCTGCACTTCCTGGTAGGCCGCCGACAGGACGTACTCGTTGGCCGCCTCCACGTAGATGGTCGAGACGGTGTCGGCGGTGCTGCCGGTGAGCCTGCTGGAGGTCGCCACCGGGACGACGGCGAGGTCGTCCTCGCTGGTGCCGCTCGCCGATGCACCGGACGACGTGAGCACCCCGATCACCGTCAGCCGGGTGCCGTTGACGGTCACCTGCTGACCGACCGGGCTCAGTCGTCCGAACAGTTCCGACGCCGTGTCCGGCCCGAGTACGACGACCGCTGCGCCCTGTTCGGCTTCGGCAGCCGTGAAGAACCGGCCCGCCGAGAGCTCCCTGCTGCGTACCTGGGGCCACGCCGTCGACGTACCCACCAGCGAGGTCGTCCAGTTGGTGCTGCCGTTGACCAGCGCGACGGAGCTCGTGGTCGCGGGTGCGACGGCCGCAGCGTCGGGCACGACGTCGGAGTCAGCGATCGCGGTGGCGTCGGCGAAGGTGAGGGTCGAGGCCGAGCCGAAGCCGCCGCGCATGCCCGAACTGCTGGTGCTGCTGCCCGGGGAGACGATCAGCAGGTTGGAGCCGAGCGCGTCGATCTGGTCCTCGACCTCGCGTTGCGCGCCCTGCCCGAGGCCGACGGTGAGAATCACCGACGAGATGCCGATGACGATGCCGAGGACGGTGAGGGCCGAGCGCAGCCGGTGCGACCGGATGGCGGCCAGGCCGGACCGGACGGTTTCCCACCAGCTCATCGCACACCCACTCCGCGGAGGGTGGAGCGGACGCCGTCGCTGGTGATGAGCCCGTCGTCGATGACCAGGTTGCGACCCGCACGGGCGGCCACATCGGGCTCGTGGGTGATCAGCACGATCGTGCGGCCAGCGTCATGGAGTTCGTCGAACAGCCCGAGCACGTCGCGGGTGGAGGCGGAATCGAGGTTGCCTGTCGGTTCGTCGGCGAGCAGCAGGTCCGGTTCGGTGACCAGGGCGCGCGCGACGGCGACCCGCTGTTGCTGGCCACCCGACAGTTCGCCGGGCCGGTTGGCCAGCCGGTCGGCGAGCCCGACCCGCGCCAGGGCGGCCTCGGCCCGTTCGCGCCGCTCCGCACGCGGCACTCCTGCGTAGATGAGCGGCAGCTCGACGTTGCGCCAAGCCGGCATCGATGCGAGCAGGTGGAACTGCTGGAACACGAAGCCGATCCGTCGATTGCGGATGGTTGCCAGCGCCGCCTCGTCGAGCTGCGAGGTGTCATCCCCCGCCAGGACGTAGTGCCCCTCGGTCGGCACGTCGAGGCACCCGCGGATGTTCATCAGCGTCGACTTGCCGGAACCGGACGGCCCGATCACGGCGACGTACTCCCCCGTCGCGACGGTGATGTCGATCCCCCGCAGTGCCTCGAACTCGACCGATCCGGAGCGGTAGGTCTTGCGGACACCGTCGAGTTCGATCAGCGCACTCACTGGCCGCCGCCGGGACCCTGGATGAAGCCGCCGGGCGGCATCTGGCCACCCTGCTCCATGCGCTGCTGCATGCGTTCCTGC includes these proteins:
- a CDS encoding ABC transporter ATP-binding protein, with translation MSALIELDGVRKTYRSGSVEFEALRGIDITVATGEYVAVIGPSGSGKSTLMNIRGCLDVPTEGHYVLAGDDTSQLDEAALATIRNRRIGFVFQQFHLLASMPAWRNVELPLIYAGVPRAERRERAEAALARVGLADRLANRPGELSGGQQQRVAVARALVTEPDLLLADEPTGNLDSASTRDVLGLFDELHDAGRTIVLITHEPDVAARAGRNLVIDDGLITSDGVRSTLRGVGVR
- a CDS encoding PIG-L deacetylase family protein; this translates as MAETPVPLQPLDEDWQRALCIVAHPDDMEFGAAAAVARWTGQGKTVVYCMVTSGEAGIDGLDPDACRTVREAEQVTSAEIVGVDVVDFLRQPDGVLEYGTALRRDLAAVVRRHRPDIVITGNFHPTWGGRNLNQADHIAVGRAVLDAARDAGNRWIFAEQVANGLEPWGGVREVWAFGSPESTHAVDTTATFDAGVESLQAHAAYIDGLGWENWDPREFLEGMARATGSRLGVPFAAPFEVFPLGWGE
- a CDS encoding YnfA family protein — translated: MDTVRSLALFAAAALAEIGGAWLVWQGVREHKGWVWIGAGVIALGIYGFVATLQPDAHFGRILAAYGGVFVAGSLTWGMVVDGFRPDRYDVAGALICLVGVAVIMYAPRGA
- a CDS encoding biotin/lipoyl-binding protein, whose protein sequence is MALPLAALALAGTGMAAYGAVADEAAQYRTVAAGVGDVDQVLSLTGVIESSGRSDLAFGTSGTVAKVPVAQGDAVEKGDVIAVLDRSALRAAVDRAKSDLAKAKAQLADDLDAQTSAVSTATASMTDTSSASTPARKSAQPADERGSSEPGNAALLAQLRAQQEAVIAAQKAASVALATGAEALATQEQVCAETETPVEPTDSATEGSSEGPADDPGTSSGVSDECQAALAAVQSAQAATATALLALQTALETLGGTLTTALGAVATPDQRDAGADESADASAAATEGDNSGSSDGQAGPTVTAATLAQDQASIDRSAAELASARASLRAAVVRAPAAGKVVSLAVASGDAISSGDTVAILVAPGLTTVSLAVTATQAAQLTVGTEVDVTPAGASEALKGSITRVENIPVSSTSEEDPTYGVEVTLDERDLSLPDGIPASVAVVVGSANDVVTVPASAVVDGTVTVMTAGQPQRTRVTTGIVGSTEVEIVEGLDAGAEVVLADLGADLPSADTEDQGGDRIQFGGGGPGGNFTGGGPPGGVLPGR
- a CDS encoding DUF5666 domain-containing protein; translation: MSLNSLALPLRPIGALATGVALAALLAGCGGDDAAADPAAGVTTDAAGNAPSGAPAGGPGGMPGTSGEIAAVSGDTLQVRSQLAGQVAVTVTDATTVTDQAAGTLADVATGVCVVVRSAASADASATESAAPTEIDAAMVSIVAAGDDGCEAGGMFGGGPGGGERPSGMPTDLPSDLPTDRPSGMPGGGRMGGFGANGEVTSVTATGFVVKGNDGEVSVTVGTDTTYTKQVASDATALTVGRCVRVDGDADDAGAVTARTIQVSDAVNDQCGR
- a CDS encoding IS481 family transposase produces the protein MREMSVAEQRYQAVLAVISDGETVKDVAARFGVSRQTLHAWLGKYEAGGLENLGDASHRPRSCPHQMPGVVEVAIAELRRLHPTWGPKRLVYELDKRDVEPLPSASAVYRALVRMSLIDPAARRPRDRKWKRWERGKPMELWQMDVVGGFALADGRRAKALTGVDDHSRFCVSAFLMLRESSQRVCDGLALALRTYGVPEEILTDNGKVFTGRFNRPPVEVLFDRICRENGITHRLTQPRSPTTTGKIERFHRALRTEFRTDRTFASLEQAQGELDEWVADYNANRPHQALDMATPSSRFFREQVAPAITIRPTRTTRESGHPDTGRGEGTWVARRASKLGVVCVNWQQVCLGVAAAGRNIDVWVTDDVLQFYDGDHLLRTQARTNTGEVRVKRAQVPGGQRRRKVQD
- a CDS encoding phosphotransferase codes for the protein MSTWTSAVWGTEEFLAELCAFIGAAVGVPDRVERLADRPWSAVWRVTAGGRTSYAKQNCPGQAHEARIVQGLAQVAPEYVAPVLAADPERDLLLTGDLGPTLREQGRPTDVDQWCRLVADAAVLQRRATATADSWGLAVLAPADATTYVANAVGRLAALEAGDPRRLEPAMAARLQALLPSVERWADVVEEVDLPFTLVHNDLHPSNVVLTDGTTRFFDFGDAVLGEPLGNLLVPLDTARDELHATPDDPRLCRIADAALEVWSDVVPITALRAALPSALQLARLARVESWRRCVATMTADQRAVWGSAPAAWLTTLLEVSPVGTAPRSRVRG
- a CDS encoding alcohol dehydrogenase catalytic domain-containing protein, whose amino-acid sequence is MKALIAQRGSHKPQFADVAGAELTDGQVRVAVAAAGFTYFDAFVSAHGAELGLPDEVGLGFDFSGTVTEVGAEVDGIAVGDRVAGLHDDITAPARAHAEEVVVAATAVAVVPVGLELDVAAAVTLSALTARQSLDLLGPDRGSLLVTGAAGAIGGWLIELAQREGWSVTSLVRPGTEGQVASGSVITSLSGTYDAVLDAAALHAPALAVVRDGGRYVGFKPGQPQPSERGIAISTVQVVPDGDALADLLPLAADGAVTTRIAGRSSLSDAGDAYDAAGAGTGSRGRWLLIP
- a CDS encoding ABC transporter permease — protein: MSWWETVRSGLAAIRSHRLRSALTVLGIVIGISSVILTVGLGQGAQREVEDQIDALGSNLLIVSPGSSTSSSGMRGGFGSASTLTFADATAIADSDVVPDAAAVAPATTSSVALVNGSTNWTTSLVGTSTAWPQVRSRELSAGRFFTAAEAEQGAAVVVLGPDTASELFGRLSPVGQQVTVNGTRLTVIGVLTSSGASASGTSEDDLAVVPVATSSRLTGSTADTVSTIYVEAANEYVLSAAYQEVQALLANRHGVTTAEADFSIATQASLVETANETNRTFTVLLGGVAGISLLVGGIGVMNIMLVSVTERVREIGLRKALGAAPRVIRRQFLVEASLLGLTGGVVGVLIGVVGAQVLPHFIDQAVAISAVATIAALATALALGVGFGVYPATRAARLTPIDALRSE
- a CDS encoding helix-turn-helix domain-containing protein, whose translation is MATQQVEHPYDAFNANCPSRRLLDTIGDKWASLAIVALGLEGPLRYTELSNRIAGVSQKMLTQTLRNLERDGLLTRTVTPSVPVRTDYELTPLGHSLLVTISHLKDWAEEHMGEVDSARASYDARDATPRAVRT